A part of Caretta caretta isolate rCarCar2 chromosome 1, rCarCar1.hap1, whole genome shotgun sequence genomic DNA contains:
- the ATP23 gene encoding mitochondrial inner membrane protease ATP23 homolog, whose amino-acid sequence MDRSEPPPPPEVAEGEDFGYRLFPERRSEAKPPRSFLATSLFTFNHKCRVMLKIALDTSPYAQLLLDAMKQSGCTVHKDRHFACEDCDGCVSGGFDAATSQIVLCQNNIHQQSHMNRVVTHELIHAFDHCRAHVDWFSNVKHLACSEIRAANLSGDCSLINEMTRFKFGLKQHHQTCVRDRAIRSILAVRKVSKETAEKAVDGVFDSCFNDHEPFGRVPHSRSDAKYAYRNFQNRDRYYANL is encoded by the exons ATGGATCGGAgcgagccgccgccgccgccggaggTGGCCGAGGGGGAGGATTTCGGTTACCGGCTCTTCCCGGAGCGGCGCAGCGAGGCCAAGCCGCCGCGCAGCTTCCTGGCCACCAGCCTCTTCACCTTCAACCACAAGTGCCGGGTGATGCTGAAGATCGCCCTGGACACAA GTCCTTATGCTCAACTTCTTCTTGATGCTATGAAGCAGTCTGGCTG CACTGTTCATAAAGATCGGCACTTTGCCTGTGAAGACTGTGATGGGTGTGTCAGTGGAGGTTTTGATGCCGCAACATCACAG ATTGTTCTATGCCAGAACAATATTCATCAACAATCCCATATGAACCGAGTAGTTACACATGAACTGATTCATGCTTTTGATCACTGTCGTGCACATGTTGACTGGTTCAGCAATGTCAAACATTTAGCCTGTTCAGAG ATTCGAGCTGCTAATCTCAGTGGAGACTGCTCACTCATAAATGAAATGACCAGATTTAAATTTGGATTAAAACAGCACCATCAG ACCTGTGTACGAGACCGAGCCATTCGCTCCATTTTGGCTGTTAGAAAAGTAAGCAAAGAAACAGCAGAAAAAGCTGTGGATGGAGTTTTTGACTCCTGTTTTAATGATCATGAACCATTCGGAAGAGTCCCACACAGTAGATCAGATGCCAAGTATGCTTACAGAAACTTTCAGAACCGGGATCGATATTATGCAAATTTGTAA